From Jeotgalibaca dankookensis, one genomic window encodes:
- a CDS encoding polyphosphate polymerase domain-containing protein: MYRKEQKFLVDEDTLQIMDQKLSSLLSYDKHQEGSSYRIRSMYFDTYTRKSYRENDVGVEERKKYRIRVYDNPKEYIRLEIKYKLKDRNYKENCTLSLQQYEAIMTGILRYQPSFPKALAMLYLDMQTAFLRPSVIVEYERTAFVYKTSNVRITFDRNISYSYEFDNFLEKNIFKIPLLPQNKHVFEVKYDVMLPEYLAQLIETGQLERTTFSKFYYSHLKTEGEGFEW, encoded by the coding sequence ATGTACAGAAAAGAACAAAAGTTTTTAGTAGATGAGGATACGCTGCAGATAATGGATCAAAAACTGTCATCACTCTTATCTTATGACAAGCATCAAGAAGGGTCATCTTATCGTATTCGTAGTATGTATTTTGACACCTATACACGTAAATCTTACCGCGAAAATGATGTTGGTGTAGAAGAAAGAAAAAAATATCGAATCCGCGTTTACGATAATCCCAAGGAATATATCCGCTTAGAAATTAAATATAAATTGAAAGATAGAAACTATAAAGAGAACTGTACTTTAAGCCTTCAACAGTACGAAGCGATTATGACCGGAATCTTACGGTACCAACCTAGCTTTCCTAAAGCACTGGCTATGCTCTATTTAGACATGCAAACAGCTTTCCTAAGACCAAGTGTGATTGTGGAGTATGAACGGACCGCGTTTGTTTATAAAACTTCTAATGTAAGAATAACCTTCGATCGAAACATTTCCTATTCTTACGAATTTGATAATTTCCTCGAAAAAAATATCTTTAAAATCCCATTACTACCCCAAAATAAACATGTTTTTGAAGTAAAGTATGATGTGATGTTGCCGGAATACCTGGCACAGTTAATAGAAACCGGACAATTAGAGCGCACAACATTTTCTAAGTTTTATTATAGTCATCTGAAAACAGAAGGAGAAGGATTTGAATGGTAA